One region of Pygocentrus nattereri isolate fPygNat1 chromosome 14, fPygNat1.pri, whole genome shotgun sequence genomic DNA includes:
- the slc5a11 gene encoding sodium/myo-inositol cotransporter 2 isoform X1 yields the protein MFESQKIITSFCFYLSVKRFCFVIHLTFDLMASTEMPSVSPAPTEGDSKQKQTLPAADIVVLVVYFLLILAVGIWSMWKTKRSTVNGYFLAGKNMSWWPVGTSLFASNVGSGHFIGLAGSGAASGIGTTAYEWNGMLMVLLLGWLFLPIYIASGVTTMPEYLQRRFGGKRIQIFIAVLYLFIYIFTKISVDMYAGAVFIQQALGWDIYLAVILLLVITALYTVAGGLAAVIYTDAAQTVIMLVGALTLMGFSFVEVGGWQAVFDGYSNAIPSVRDPNTTCGIPREDAFHLFRDPVTSDLPWPGVLLGMSIPSMWYWCSDQVIVQRSLAAKNLLHAKGGSLLASYLKVLPFFMMVLPGMISRILFPDEVGCADPEVCKEVCGNSVGCSDIAYAKLVMELLPSGLRGLMMAVMLAALMSSLTSIFNSSSTLFTMDLWRHFRRAASEWELMIVGRVFVLVLVVVSVLWIPLVQSSQGGQLFIYIQSISSYLQPPVSVVFIAGCFWRRTNEKGAFLGLVLGLLVGVLRMILDFIYPLPQCYETDNRPAVIKYIHYLYFSIILSLFTLAVVVCVSLATEKPREAQISRLTWFTRFDPVQSSEADRESGIFSLENRVHLENKKSNKNIEEHSKDPAGRAHAEKPVRSKLKSTLLWLCGMDQGSGEKAPPPPSEAVVCSLEEDPCLKHVVNANLIVCLSVAVFLFAYWA from the exons ATGTTTGAGAGTCAAAAAATAATAACCAGCTTCTGTTTTTACCTTAGCGTGAAACGCTTTTGCTTTGTGATCCACTTGACCTTTGACCTCATGGCTAGCACCGAGATGCCCAGTGTCTCCCCTGCACCCACAGAAGGGGACTCAAAGCAAAAACAGACCCTGCCTGCTGCTGATATCGTGGTGCTTGTTGTGTATTTCCTTTTGATCCTGGCAGTAGGAATATGG TCTATGTGGAAAACTAAGAGAAGCACAGTGAATGGATATTTTCTAGCAGGCAAAAACATGTCTTGGTGGCCG GTGGGCACATCTCTGTTTGCCAGTAATGTGGGCAGTGGTCATTTCATTGGGCTGGCTGGGTCAGGGGCTGCATCTGGCATCGGCACTACAGCATACGAGTGGAAT GGTATGCTAATGGTCCTGCTCTTAGGTTGGCTCTTCCTGCCCATCTACATTGCTTCAGGG GTGACAACTATGCCTGAGTATCTCCAGCGAAGATTTGGAGGCAAAAGAATACAGATTTTTATTGCCgtcttgtatttatttatttacatcttcACAAAAATATCA GTGGATATGTATGCCGGTGCTGTGTTCATTCAGCAGGCTCTTGGCTGGGATATTTATCTAGCAGTGATTCTTCTCCTTGTCATTACTGCACTCTACACAGTAGCAG GTGGTCTCGCAGCGGTCATCTACACTGATGCAGCTCAGACTGTCATCATGCTGGTGGGAGCCCTGACCCTCATGGGCTTCA GTTTTGTGGAGGTTGGGGGTTGGCAGGCTGTCTTTGATGGCTACAGTAACGCCATCCCCTCAGTCAGAGACCCAAACACTACTTGTGGGATCCCTCGTGAAGACGCCTTCCACCTTTTCCGCGATCCAGTGACCTCTGACCTGCCGTGGCCAGGCGTGCTGCTTGGCATGTCTATCCCCTCCATGTGGTACTGGTGTTCTGACCAG GTTATAGTGCAGCGTTCACTGGCTGCTAAGAACCTGCTGCATGCTAAAGGAGGCTCTCTACTGGCTTCTTATCTCAAAGTCCTACCCTTTTTCATGATGGTGCTCCCAGGCATGATCAGCAGAATCCTGTTTCCAG atGAGGTGGGCTGTGCAGACCCTGAGGTGTGTAAGGAGGTCTGTGGAAATTCCGTGGGCTGCTCAGACATTGCTTACGCCAAACTGGTCATGGAGCTCCTTCcttcag GTTTGCGGGGTCTGATGATGGCTGTGATGCTGGCGGCTCTTATGTCATCTCTGACTTCCATCTTCAACAGCTCCAGCACTCTGTTCACCATGGACCTGTGGAGACACTTCCGCCGTGCTGCCTCTGAGTGGGAGCTCATGATTGTGGGCAG agtgttCGTGCTGGTGTTAGTGGTGGTGTCAGTGTTATGGATCCCCCTGGTTCAGTCCAGCCAGGGTGGTCAGCTCTTTATCTACATCCAGTCCATCAGCTCCTACCTGCAGCCACCTGTGTCTGTGGTGTTCATAGCTGGCTGCTTCTGGAGAAGGACCAATGAGAAG gGGGCATTCTTGGGTTTGGTGCTGGGGCTGCTGGTGGGAGTTCTGCGGATGATTCTGGATTTCATCTACCCCCTCCCACAGTGCTACGAGACAGACAACAGACCTGCTGTTATCAAATACATTCACTACCTATATTTTTCCATTATCCTCTCCTTGTTCACCCTtgctgtggtggtgtgtgtgagcTTGGCCACAGAGAAACCCAGAGAAGCACAG ATAAGTCGGCTGACGTGGTTCACGAGGTTTGATCCTGTGCAGAGCAGCGAGGCAGACAGAGAATCTGGAATCTTTTCACTTGAGAACCGAGTACATCTCGAAAATAAAAAGAGCAACAAAAACATAGAAGAACACTCGAAAG ACCCAGCTGGTAGGGCTCATGCGGAGAAGCCTGTAAGGTCCAAGCTGAAGTCTACCTTACTCTGGCTGTGCGGGATGGATCAGGGGTCTGGAGAGAAAGCCCCTCCTCCTCCGTCTGAGGCTGTTGTGTGTTCCCTGGAGGAGGACCCCTGCCTGAAGCATGTGGTCAATGCCAATCTTATTGTCTGCCTGTCAGTTGCAGTGTTTCTCTTTGCCTACTGGGCGTGA
- the slc5a11 gene encoding sodium/myo-inositol cotransporter 2 isoform X2 has protein sequence MASTEMPSVSPAPTEGDSKQKQTLPAADIVVLVVYFLLILAVGIWSMWKTKRSTVNGYFLAGKNMSWWPVGTSLFASNVGSGHFIGLAGSGAASGIGTTAYEWNGMLMVLLLGWLFLPIYIASGVTTMPEYLQRRFGGKRIQIFIAVLYLFIYIFTKISVDMYAGAVFIQQALGWDIYLAVILLLVITALYTVAGGLAAVIYTDAAQTVIMLVGALTLMGFSFVEVGGWQAVFDGYSNAIPSVRDPNTTCGIPREDAFHLFRDPVTSDLPWPGVLLGMSIPSMWYWCSDQVIVQRSLAAKNLLHAKGGSLLASYLKVLPFFMMVLPGMISRILFPDEVGCADPEVCKEVCGNSVGCSDIAYAKLVMELLPSGLRGLMMAVMLAALMSSLTSIFNSSSTLFTMDLWRHFRRAASEWELMIVGRVFVLVLVVVSVLWIPLVQSSQGGQLFIYIQSISSYLQPPVSVVFIAGCFWRRTNEKGAFLGLVLGLLVGVLRMILDFIYPLPQCYETDNRPAVIKYIHYLYFSIILSLFTLAVVVCVSLATEKPREAQISRLTWFTRFDPVQSSEADRESGIFSLENRVHLENKKSNKNIEEHSKDPAGRAHAEKPVRSKLKSTLLWLCGMDQGSGEKAPPPPSEAVVCSLEEDPCLKHVVNANLIVCLSVAVFLFAYWA, from the exons ATGGCTAGCACCGAGATGCCCAGTGTCTCCCCTGCACCCACAGAAGGGGACTCAAAGCAAAAACAGACCCTGCCTGCTGCTGATATCGTGGTGCTTGTTGTGTATTTCCTTTTGATCCTGGCAGTAGGAATATGG TCTATGTGGAAAACTAAGAGAAGCACAGTGAATGGATATTTTCTAGCAGGCAAAAACATGTCTTGGTGGCCG GTGGGCACATCTCTGTTTGCCAGTAATGTGGGCAGTGGTCATTTCATTGGGCTGGCTGGGTCAGGGGCTGCATCTGGCATCGGCACTACAGCATACGAGTGGAAT GGTATGCTAATGGTCCTGCTCTTAGGTTGGCTCTTCCTGCCCATCTACATTGCTTCAGGG GTGACAACTATGCCTGAGTATCTCCAGCGAAGATTTGGAGGCAAAAGAATACAGATTTTTATTGCCgtcttgtatttatttatttacatcttcACAAAAATATCA GTGGATATGTATGCCGGTGCTGTGTTCATTCAGCAGGCTCTTGGCTGGGATATTTATCTAGCAGTGATTCTTCTCCTTGTCATTACTGCACTCTACACAGTAGCAG GTGGTCTCGCAGCGGTCATCTACACTGATGCAGCTCAGACTGTCATCATGCTGGTGGGAGCCCTGACCCTCATGGGCTTCA GTTTTGTGGAGGTTGGGGGTTGGCAGGCTGTCTTTGATGGCTACAGTAACGCCATCCCCTCAGTCAGAGACCCAAACACTACTTGTGGGATCCCTCGTGAAGACGCCTTCCACCTTTTCCGCGATCCAGTGACCTCTGACCTGCCGTGGCCAGGCGTGCTGCTTGGCATGTCTATCCCCTCCATGTGGTACTGGTGTTCTGACCAG GTTATAGTGCAGCGTTCACTGGCTGCTAAGAACCTGCTGCATGCTAAAGGAGGCTCTCTACTGGCTTCTTATCTCAAAGTCCTACCCTTTTTCATGATGGTGCTCCCAGGCATGATCAGCAGAATCCTGTTTCCAG atGAGGTGGGCTGTGCAGACCCTGAGGTGTGTAAGGAGGTCTGTGGAAATTCCGTGGGCTGCTCAGACATTGCTTACGCCAAACTGGTCATGGAGCTCCTTCcttcag GTTTGCGGGGTCTGATGATGGCTGTGATGCTGGCGGCTCTTATGTCATCTCTGACTTCCATCTTCAACAGCTCCAGCACTCTGTTCACCATGGACCTGTGGAGACACTTCCGCCGTGCTGCCTCTGAGTGGGAGCTCATGATTGTGGGCAG agtgttCGTGCTGGTGTTAGTGGTGGTGTCAGTGTTATGGATCCCCCTGGTTCAGTCCAGCCAGGGTGGTCAGCTCTTTATCTACATCCAGTCCATCAGCTCCTACCTGCAGCCACCTGTGTCTGTGGTGTTCATAGCTGGCTGCTTCTGGAGAAGGACCAATGAGAAG gGGGCATTCTTGGGTTTGGTGCTGGGGCTGCTGGTGGGAGTTCTGCGGATGATTCTGGATTTCATCTACCCCCTCCCACAGTGCTACGAGACAGACAACAGACCTGCTGTTATCAAATACATTCACTACCTATATTTTTCCATTATCCTCTCCTTGTTCACCCTtgctgtggtggtgtgtgtgagcTTGGCCACAGAGAAACCCAGAGAAGCACAG ATAAGTCGGCTGACGTGGTTCACGAGGTTTGATCCTGTGCAGAGCAGCGAGGCAGACAGAGAATCTGGAATCTTTTCACTTGAGAACCGAGTACATCTCGAAAATAAAAAGAGCAACAAAAACATAGAAGAACACTCGAAAG ACCCAGCTGGTAGGGCTCATGCGGAGAAGCCTGTAAGGTCCAAGCTGAAGTCTACCTTACTCTGGCTGTGCGGGATGGATCAGGGGTCTGGAGAGAAAGCCCCTCCTCCTCCGTCTGAGGCTGTTGTGTGTTCCCTGGAGGAGGACCCCTGCCTGAAGCATGTGGTCAATGCCAATCTTATTGTCTGCCTGTCAGTTGCAGTGTTTCTCTTTGCCTACTGGGCGTGA